The Deinobacterium chartae sequence TTCTGGGAGAGCCAGGGCTACCGCTTCGCCGTCGACGCCAAACCGGTGATGAGCTGGTACGCCAAACCGCTGGCCCAACGGGCCCCGCTCGCCAGCGACAGCAAGCAACTCGCTATACTCTGAGGCATCTCAACCCGGGCGCGCTTCCCTGTGGGAAAGCGCGCCCCACGCTGTGGAGGGTGCCCTGTGGTCGTGATCAAGTACGGCGGCAACGCCATGAAGTCCCTGGAGCTGCGGCGCGCGGTCGCCGCCGAGATCGCCGCCCTGCGCGCAGAAGAGGAAGTGGTGGTCGTGCACGGCGGCGGCCCGGTGATCGAAGCGAACCTCAAGGCCCGCGGCATCGAAAGCCACTTCGTGCGCGGCCTGAGAGTCACCCCGCCCGAGGCGATGGACGTGACCGAACAGGCCCTAACCCGCCTCTCGAAAGAGCTCGCCCAGGACCTGGGCGAAGCGGTGGGCCTCTCGGGACGCGACGCGACGCTGCTGCTCGGCGAGCGGCTCGATCCCGAACTGGGCCGAGTCGGGCGGGTCACGCAGGTCAACGCCGATCTGCTGCGCGCCCTGCTGGGCGTGGGCTATACCCCGGTGATCGCCTGCGTGGCCGTGGACGCACAAGGAGCGCCCCTGAACGTCAACGCGGACTGGGCCGCCGCCGCCGTGGCCGGAGCGCTCGAGGCCCCGATCGTGTACCTGACCGACGTGGACGGCGTGTACCGCGCCTACCCGGACCCGCAGAGCTTAGCCCCGCAGCTGACCCGCGCCGAGACCCTCGAGGGGATCGCGGCGGGCTGGATCGCAGGCGGCATGATTCCCAAGGTCGAGGCGGCCCTGGCGGCCCTCGAGGCCGGATCTCCCAGTGCCACCATCGCCTCGGGCATGCGCGCGGGCGTGCTGGCCGCGGCGCGTTCGGGCGCGGCGGGCACCCGGCTGGTCCCGTAAACGCGGCCTCGAGGCTGCGTGCCTTGACGTGCCCTGACGGCCCAGGCTATACTTTTACGCGTCCTGTATCCTGTTGGGGCATCGTCTAACGGCAGGACAACGCTCTTTGGAAGCGTCGATCATGGTTCGAATCCATGTGCCCCAGCCAAACGAAGACCGCGCGCTAAAGCGCGGTTTTCTTTTTCTCGCTTCTGCGTGGTGCACCTCCTTGGATTCTGCCGGGTGCAACAGCATCTTCGGGGGATTTACCTGTTACGGTGGGCCGTAGCCGTCCCCACGGGCTTCGGCGCGTGGATGCGGTCGCTCGATGAAACGAAACGGCGGTGGGGCGCGTCATGCATCGCCGACACCTTGATGAACGCCGCCAAGCAACCTTCGGACGCGCAGGCGAAAGCACTCGGCGGTCTGCGACAAGAGGTGCGATGATGGGCCCACTATGAACGCAGATACCCCGGCCGACGTTCCGGCACCGCTCCCCCGCTTCCTTGCCGCTGCGCTCGTGTGCGGATCGGCCATCGCGCTCTACGGCCTCGAGGCGCGGCTCGTCGGCTACTCGCTGCTGGCAGCCGGGCTCATCGTCGCGGCTCTTCTCGGCCGCGACGCCCGGCCCCTGCTGCGCCACCTCGCGCTCATCGGCGTGTCGCTGTTTGTCATCAGCCTGGTGCCGCTCAAGGCCGATCTCAGCAACGAGGCGATCTTGCGCTTCACGGTGGTGCTGAGCCTCGCCGTGCTCATCCCCCTCGTGGTCTCGCGCCGCGTCCTGCACGAGGACATCATCCGCTTTCCCGTGCGCAACACGCGCTGGACCCGCTTCGAGTGGACGTACTTCGCCGTGGTGGTCGCCCTCGGCTACCTCGTGCTGCCCGTGTACTTCATCGGCAGCGGCGCGTACCGGAACTGGCCGACGGTCACCGAGCCCGACGAGATCACGCGGCTGTTCGTCGGCGTCAACGCCGTGGGCCTGTGGGACGAACTGTTCTTCATCTGCACCGTGTTCGCGCTGCTGCGCCAGCACTTCTCGTTCTGGCAGGCGAACGCGCTGCAGGCGACGGTGTTCGTGTCGTTCCTGTGGGAGCTGGGTTACCAAGCGTGGGGCCCGTTCCTCACCATCCCTTTCGCGCTGCTGCAGGGCTACATCTTTTACCGCACGAAGTCGTTTCTGTACGTCCTGATCGTGCACCTCTCCTTTGACATCATCATCTGGATGATCCTGATTCACGCGCACACGCCGCGTTGGTTCGACATCTTCGTCACGTCGCCCCGGTGACGATACGGCCCCGAGGCGAGCAGTCACCCCAGACCGGCGATGTCCTCCCACTTCCGGGGACACGGCCCGCGCAGCGGTGGGTGCCGGGCCGCTAGACAGCGGCAGCAAAACCCGCTAAACTGACAGCCCGTCCGTTGGGGCATCGTCTAACGGCAGGACAACGCTCTCTGGAAGCGTCGATCATGGTTCGAATCCATGTGCCCCAGCCAGAAACTGCGGCCTCCACCCACCGGGTAGAGGCCGCAGCTTTTACGGACCGTTTCAGCCCCGCAGGCGCTCCACCAGCGCGACGTACTCGCGCATGGCGGTCTCGGGGTCCGTGCCCTTTTTCGCGGCCCAGGCATCGTATTTGGCGGCACCCACGAAGTCAAAACCTCCGGGGCGCTCGCCTTGGACATCTCCGGTCGTGGCCTGCTTGTACAGGGCGTACAGCGCGAGCAGATCGTCGTTGGAGGGGCGCTTGGGCAGTTGCTGGGCATCTTGGGCCGCGCGCTCAAAGGCGCTGCGCAGATCTTGGCTCATGCCCGCAGCATAACCGAAGCGTATTAGACGGGGTTCAAAATGTAGTGCGGAGGCCCGGCCGCCCGCACGCCTGAAAACGATTCCATCGCGTGCAGTTCAGCGTGTTTTCAGGCGCTTTGCAGTAACATCCGGGTCAGAAAGCTGTGTTAGTGTGAGCACGATGAAGAGCGCCCCGACCTCCAAGCCTCCGGTGGGCGAAGCCGAACACAAGGCCGTTCAGGTCCAGGCGATGTTCGCCGCGATCGCGGGTCGCTACGACCTCCTCAACCGCGTCTTGAGCCTCGGCGTGGACCGCAGCTGGCGCAGCCACGCCGCCCGCGAGGTGCTGGCCCTCTCGCCCGCGAGCGTGCTCGACGTGGCCACCGGAACCGCCGACTTCGCCCTCGAGGTCAAGCGCCGCGCACCCGAGGCCCGGGTGGTCGGCTGCGACTTCGTTCCGCAGATGCTCGAGATCGGACGGCGCAAGGCCCGAACACTGCAGCTCGAGGTGCAGCTCGAGGAGGGCGACGCGCTGAACCTGCCCTACCCGGACGCCTCGTTCGACGCGCTCAGCTGCGCTTTTGGCTTTCGGAACTTCAGCGACTACCGCCGGGGCCTCGAGGAGTTCTACCGGGTGCTGCGTCCGGGCGGGCGAGCGGTGATCCTGGAGTTTCCGCCGCCGCAGCCGAACCTGCTGGGCTCGGCCTTCCGGCTGTACTTCGAGCACCTGCTGCCGCGCATCGGACAGCTGGTATCGGGCAGCGACACCGCCTACCGTTACCTGCCCGAGTCTGTGCTGGCCTTTCCGCCCCCCAAGAAACTGGCCCAGCTGATGGAAGAGGTCGGGTTCAAGGCCCGCTACCGGCTGCTCACCTTCGGGATCGCAGCCGTCCACATCGGAGTGAAACCCGCATGAACCACTTTGAGGTCAATCTGGCCCGCCAGATGGTGCGGGCCCTGGATGACGGCGAGCGCGGCGCGCCGCGCGAATACACCCTGGCGATGGAGTACCTCAAGGAGCGTGTGCAGGGCATGCGCTTCGAGAATGCGGTGGCACAGCTCGCGCTCTCCCCGCACGGCTTTTACTACCAGCTCTCCGACCTGCCCGCCTCGTTTCACGGCTCAACCCGCCCGGTGGGCGGTGAGTTCCTCGACGACGAGGCGGCCCGCGACGTGATGTGGGAGGCCATCGGTGCCTACCGCAGCCGCGAGGCGCAGGTGTGCGCGATCTACCGCCCGGGCTACGCCGAGGACGAAGACGCCCTGTTCCTGGGTTACCGCCCCGGCAGTCCCTGGGACGCCCCGATCCAGACGCGCGAGCTCGGAGAGGACGGGACGCTGCAGTGGCTGGCGCACCTGCCGCTCGAGCGCGGTTACTTTCGCCTCGAGCTGCCGCTGTTCGTGCGCATCGACGTGACCGGTGGGGTCGGGGTGGCCGGGGTGCGCGAGGGCACGCTGGTCATGCTGCGCACCGAGGACGGCGAGAACCTGTTGGTGCGGCTGCCGCGCTCGGCGCTGCCGACCACCACAGCGCTCAAAGTCTGAGCCTGCACATCGTTTAATCGTTGCACCTAATTTTCCCGGGCGGCTCCTGCAGGAGCCGCCCGGTTGCTGCCAGAAGCTCCGCCCATCCGAACTCCTCGAGACAGCTGGGCGGCTTTGTCTCATCTTCGGCTTATAGTAGGCGGGTGAACGCACCCCGCCCGATCATCATCGACTGCGATCCCGGCCACGACGACGCCGTAGCACTTCTGCTCGCCCTGGCCAGCCCCGAACTCGAGGTGCTGGGCATCACCACCACCCACGGCAACGTGAGCCTCGAGCGCACCTCGCGCAACGCGCTGCGCATCCGCGAGTTCTCCGGGGCCAACGTACCGGTCTTCTCCGGAGCCGAGCGTCCGCTGCTGCGCGACGCGATCTCGGCCGAGCACGTGCACGGCCAGACCGGCCTGGGCGGCGTGACGCTGCCCGAACCCAGCCGCGGCCTCGAGCCGCGCCGCGCCGCCGAGTTCATCGTGGAGTCCGTGATGGCCCGGCCCGGCGAGGTCACGCTGGTCCCCACCGGACCGCTGACCAACATCGCGCTGGCCCTGCGCCTCGAGCCACGCCTGGCCGAGTCGGTGCGCGAGATCGCGCTGATGGGAGGCTCGAGCGACCACGGCAACACCACGCCCGCAGCCGAGTTCAACATCTACGCCGACCCGCACGCGGCGCGCATCGTGTTCGAGTCGGGCGCTCCGCTGCGCATGTTCGGCCTGAACGTCACGCATCAGGTGCGCAGCAGCCCCGAGCGGGTGGCACGCGTGCGCGCGGTGCCCAACCGCATGGGACCGGTGGTGGCCGAACTGCTGACCATCTGGAACGAGGAGGGCGGCGCCGCGCTGCACGACCCCTGCCCGGTCGCCTACCTGATCCGGCCCGAGCTGTTCGACCTCGAGCCATACTTTGTCGAGGTGGACATCCTCGAGGGGCCCAACTTCGGGCGCACGGTGGTGGACTTGACCAGCGTGACCGGACGGCCCCGCAACGTGCAGGTGGCCATGCGCGCCAACGCCGAGGGCGTTTTTGACCTGCTGACCGAGCGGCTCGCGCGTTACAGCTAGGCCCTGCCGCACGGGCGGGACGCGGTCAAGTCCTGCGGCCACGGTCGGGCCAGGGCGGGCAGGATACACTGGACGGTGATGCAGAATTCCGCCCCCCGCTCCTTCCCGCAGCCCGGCCACGTGTACGATCTCGCCGTGGTCGGCGCGGGGCTGGCCGGCTCGGAGCTGGCCTGGCGTGCCGCCCATGCGGGTCAGGACGTGCTGCTGGTCAGCCAGTCGCTCGATACCGTCGCCAACCTGTTTCACTCCGACGTCCCAGCCCCCTTTCCGCCCACCACCCTGCTCGAGCAGGCCCGGCTGCGCGCCCTGCCCGACACGAGCAGCTGGGCGCTGCACCGTCAGGTGAAGTACCTGCTCGAGGCCACGCCCGGCGTGCACCTGCTGCAATCGCTGGTCGTCGGCATCGAACCGGGCGAGCCGCTGCGCCTCGCGACCTGGGAGGGCCCCGAGCGGCTCGCCCGGCGGGTGGTGCTGGCGGTCGGCAGCTTCCTGCGCGGGCGGCTGTGGATCGGTGACAGCGAAGAACAGGCCGGGCGCCTCTCCGAGGTGGCCTACGACGACCTGGCCGATGACCTCGAGCGGCGCCGAGTACTGCTTGGCACCGAGCAGCGCGAGGCGCCCGGAGAAAGCGGCAGCCTGCCCTACCGCGTGAACTACCGCGTGCTGCCACGTACCCCGGACTTTGCGCTGCAGGGCCTCAGCGGCGTGTACGCCCTGGGAACCTGCACGGCGGGCGAGCACAGTTACGCCTCGGTGCTCGAGGACGCCGCGCAGCTGGCAGGCGAGCTCACCGGGGTGCGCGCATGATCGTGCGGTTTTCCGAGCTGCACTTCCCGCAGGACCCGGCCACGCTGTACCCGCACAACCCGGCGGGCGAGTGGCACCTCGAGATCGGCTTCGGCGACGGGCGTTTCTGGGCAGCGCACCACACGCTTGAACCGCAGGCCAACTACCTGGGCGTGGAGATCAGCGGCGTAAGCCTGCTCAAGGCCGAACGCCGTGCCCGCACCTCGGCCCCGCAGGCGGTGCTCACCAAGGCCGACGCCCTGAGCCTGCTCAGGGCCGTACCGCCCGAGGGCAGCCTCAGCCGCATCTACATCAACTTTCCGGATCCCTGGCCCAAGGCCGGCCACCTCGAGCACCGCCTGATGCGCCGCGTCTTCTTCGAGACCGCGGCCGGACGCCTGCGTGCGGGCGGCGAGATCTGGATCACCACCGACCACGAGGAGTACTTCGAGTTCGCCCTCGAGGAGGCCCGGGCCACCGGCCGGTACGCGATCACCGAGACCGAGCCGCCCCAGGCGGCGCTGCAGACCAAATACGCGCTGAAGTGGCGTGACCTGGGGCTGGGGGCGCGCCACGCCCGGCTGCGCCTGGAACTTCCCGGCACGGTCTTGCACCCGGATTTTCGCTCGCTCTCCCAGATCCCGGAGGATCACATGCCCCACAGCGTCGTTCAGCTTCCCCCCGCCTTCGAGATTTCGAGCTTCGAGAAACGGGTCGCCCGTAGCGCGAGCGCCACGGTGGTGCTGCTCGAGGCGTTCCGCAGCGCCTCACGGCCCGCCTGGACCTTTCTGGCCCACGTGGAGGAAGAGGGCCTGACCCAGGAGGTCCTCATCAACGCGACCGAGCGCGAGCAGGACGTGCTGGTGCGGCTGGACCGTTTCGGTGGCCCGATCGTGACGCCGGGCGTGAAGCGCGCGGTGGCGGCGGTCACCGACTACCTCGAGGAGCGCGGCAGCCGGGTCCTGATGCGGGCGTACTAAATCATGCCGTGGTCGGTGGCGTTGCCGCTTCCCATCCCGGCCTACGATTTTGGTGAGCCGCACGGCTTTGAGGGCCCCGTCCCGGTGGGTTTCCGGGTGCTGGTGCCCTGGCAGGGCGAGTTGCGCATCGGCATCGTGGTGGGCGAGAGTTCGGCGCACGGGCACCGCCTGCGCGACGCGGTGGCCCTGCTCGAGGAGCGGCCCTGGCTGAGCGCGGCGCTGGTGGACACGCTGTGCCGCGCCGCCCGTGCCCGCAGCGTGCCGCTGGGACTGCTGTTCGGTGACTTCGTGAGTGCCGGTTGGGACAGCGCCCTTGATCACCGGGTGGCCCGCGTGGCCGGAGCGGATCTCGCGTCGTTCGGACCGGGCGTGGCCGAGCTGAACGAGGATTTCCTCGAGGCACGCCGTTTCGATGCCACCCTGCTCGACGCGGTGCGCGCCCAGGCCCTGCTGGTCGAACGCGTACAGCTCAGCCCGCGCCTCGAAGGCAGCTACCGCGCGGTCGAGGGCCAGGGCAAGCTGACGCCCAAAGGCCGGGCCGCCTGGGAGGTGCTGCGGCGCGAGGGACCGCTGTCCAGCCTCGCCGAGTGGGCGCGCCGGGCAGCGGTGAGCACCTCGGTGGTCAGCGGGGTGGTGACCAAGGGCTGGGCCCAGATGGATCAGCGCGCGGCCCCACCGCCGCCGCTGCCCGAACCGCAGCTTCCGCCGATCCGACCGCAGCCGCACGGCCTGCCCACCGCCGCCGTAACCCGGCTGCACGGCGGACGTCCGGCCGAGCGCCACGCCCGCGTGGCCGCGCGCATCCTCGAGGTGATCCGCGCGGACGGCGACGTGCTGTACCTCACGCCCGACGCCGCCTCGAGGGGCCGGACCTGGCGGGCGCTGTCGGGCCTGACCGAGAGCGTGTGCTACTCGGGCGAGCTGACGCCCGCGCAGCGCGAACACGCCTGGGAGCTGGCGCGCGCGGGCCGCGCGCGGCTCATCGTCGGCAGCTACGCCGCGCTGGCGCTGCCGCTGGCCCACCTGCGCCTGATCGTCCTCGAGGACGAGGGCAGCGATGCCTACAAGCTGCAGGGCGGCAGCCGCGCCTTCGTGCCCGACCTGGCCCGGTCGCTGGCCGAACGGTCGGGCGCGGACCTGCTGCTGACCGGGCCGGTGCCCTCGGCCGAAGGGCTGCTCGAGCCCGGCGTGGTGCTGCCCGCGCCGCGCGCGCGCCTGCACGTGGTGGATTACGGCGCGCCCGAGGAGGCCCCCGAGGTGGGTCCGCTCTCGCTGCCGAACCACCAGCGGTCCCGGCAGGGCTGGCCGCTGTCGAACGACTTGCAGCGTGCCCTGAAGCAGGTGGCCGAGCGCGGGCGCCAGGCGGTGCTGCTCGCTCCCCGGCGCGGCTACAGCGCGCTGCTGCGCTGCTCGAGCTGCGGCCACACCCCGATGTGCCGCAACTGCGACGTGCCGCTGCGCTTTCACGCCGAGCGCCGCGAACTGACCTGCCACCAGTGCGGCTACCACCTGCGCCCGCCCGACCTGTGCCCGGCCTGCGAGGGCCCGATGATGCAGCCTAAGGGCCCTGGCACCGAGTGGATCGCGGCGGAAGTGCGCCGCCTGCTGCCCGGCTTCCCGGTCTACCGCTACGACCGCGAGCAGCAAGATGACCTCTCGGCGGTATACGACAGCCGTCCGGGCGTGATCGTGGCCACCCAGGCCCTGCTGGGCCTCGAGGCTCCCCCGGACCTCGCCCTGATCGGACTGACCTTCGCCGACACCTGGCTGGCGGTTTCGGACTTCCGGGCCTCGGAGCGCTACCACCGCCTGCTGCGCCAGTTGATCGAGTGGCATCCGCAGCGCGCCCCCCTGATGGTCATCCAGACCTTCCAGGGCGATCACCCGGCGCTGCGCAGCGTGTACGAGGGCAAAGACGCCGGGTTCTACCTGGAGGAGGAGCTGCGCGCCCGCAAGCT is a genomic window containing:
- the argB gene encoding acetylglutamate kinase, which encodes MVVIKYGGNAMKSLELRRAVAAEIAALRAEEEVVVVHGGGPVIEANLKARGIESHFVRGLRVTPPEAMDVTEQALTRLSKELAQDLGEAVGLSGRDATLLLGERLDPELGRVGRVTQVNADLLRALLGVGYTPVIACVAVDAQGAPLNVNADWAAAAVAGALEAPIVYLTDVDGVYRAYPDPQSLAPQLTRAETLEGIAAGWIAGGMIPKVEAALAALEAGSPSATIASGMRAGVLAAARSGAAGTRLVP
- a CDS encoding acyl-CoA-binding protein, encoding MSQDLRSAFERAAQDAQQLPKRPSNDDLLALYALYKQATTGDVQGERPGGFDFVGAAKYDAWAAKKGTDPETAMREYVALVERLRG
- the priA gene encoding replication restart helicase PriA, producing MPWSVALPLPIPAYDFGEPHGFEGPVPVGFRVLVPWQGELRIGIVVGESSAHGHRLRDAVALLEERPWLSAALVDTLCRAARARSVPLGLLFGDFVSAGWDSALDHRVARVAGADLASFGPGVAELNEDFLEARRFDATLLDAVRAQALLVERVQLSPRLEGSYRAVEGQGKLTPKGRAAWEVLRREGPLSSLAEWARRAAVSTSVVSGVVTKGWAQMDQRAAPPPPLPEPQLPPIRPQPHGLPTAAVTRLHGGRPAERHARVAARILEVIRADGDVLYLTPDAASRGRTWRALSGLTESVCYSGELTPAQREHAWELARAGRARLIVGSYAALALPLAHLRLIVLEDEGSDAYKLQGGSRAFVPDLARSLAERSGADLLLTGPVPSAEGLLEPGVVLPAPRARLHVVDYGAPEEAPEVGPLSLPNHQRSRQGWPLSNDLQRALKQVAERGRQAVLLAPRRGYSALLRCSSCGHTPMCRNCDVPLRFHAERRELTCHQCGYHLRPPDLCPACEGPMMQPKGPGTEWIAAEVRRLLPGFPVYRYDREQQDDLSAVYDSRPGVIVATQALLGLEAPPDLALIGLTFADTWLAVSDFRASERYHRLLRQLIEWHPQRAPLMVIQTFQGDHPALRSVYEGKDAGFYLEEELRARKLLAYPPYVRLAQVEVAARDQAKAQQAALEVAQALLGSGAGEREVLGPAPAPVARLRGLYAFNLLLRARDEERLEALLKPLQGRWSARVRVDVNPRDLLNL
- the trmB gene encoding tRNA (guanine(46)-N(7))-methyltransferase TrmB, which encodes MIVRFSELHFPQDPATLYPHNPAGEWHLEIGFGDGRFWAAHHTLEPQANYLGVEISGVSLLKAERRARTSAPQAVLTKADALSLLRAVPPEGSLSRIYINFPDPWPKAGHLEHRLMRRVFFETAAGRLRAGGEIWITTDHEEYFEFALEEARATGRYAITETEPPQAALQTKYALKWRDLGLGARHARLRLELPGTVLHPDFRSLSQIPEDHMPHSVVQLPPAFEISSFEKRVARSASATVVLLEAFRSASRPAWTFLAHVEEEGLTQEVLINATEREQDVLVRLDRFGGPIVTPGVKRAVAAVTDYLEERGSRVLMRAY
- the ubiE gene encoding bifunctional demethylmenaquinone methyltransferase/2-methoxy-6-polyprenyl-1,4-benzoquinol methylase UbiE, which codes for MKSAPTSKPPVGEAEHKAVQVQAMFAAIAGRYDLLNRVLSLGVDRSWRSHAAREVLALSPASVLDVATGTADFALEVKRRAPEARVVGCDFVPQMLEIGRRKARTLQLEVQLEEGDALNLPYPDASFDALSCAFGFRNFSDYRRGLEEFYRVLRPGGRAVILEFPPPQPNLLGSAFRLYFEHLLPRIGQLVSGSDTAYRYLPESVLAFPPPKKLAQLMEEVGFKARYRLLTFGIAAVHIGVKPA
- a CDS encoding CPBP family intramembrane glutamic endopeptidase, which encodes MNADTPADVPAPLPRFLAAALVCGSAIALYGLEARLVGYSLLAAGLIVAALLGRDARPLLRHLALIGVSLFVISLVPLKADLSNEAILRFTVVLSLAVLIPLVVSRRVLHEDIIRFPVRNTRWTRFEWTYFAVVVALGYLVLPVYFIGSGAYRNWPTVTEPDEITRLFVGVNAVGLWDELFFICTVFALLRQHFSFWQANALQATVFVSFLWELGYQAWGPFLTIPFALLQGYIFYRTKSFLYVLIVHLSFDIIIWMILIHAHTPRWFDIFVTSPR
- a CDS encoding nucleoside hydrolase translates to MNAPRPIIIDCDPGHDDAVALLLALASPELEVLGITTTHGNVSLERTSRNALRIREFSGANVPVFSGAERPLLRDAISAEHVHGQTGLGGVTLPEPSRGLEPRRAAEFIVESVMARPGEVTLVPTGPLTNIALALRLEPRLAESVREIALMGGSSDHGNTTPAAEFNIYADPHAARIVFESGAPLRMFGLNVTHQVRSSPERVARVRAVPNRMGPVVAELLTIWNEEGGAALHDPCPVAYLIRPELFDLEPYFVEVDILEGPNFGRTVVDLTSVTGRPRNVQVAMRANAEGVFDLLTERLARYS
- a CDS encoding FAD-dependent oxidoreductase — encoded protein: MQNSAPRSFPQPGHVYDLAVVGAGLAGSELAWRAAHAGQDVLLVSQSLDTVANLFHSDVPAPFPPTTLLEQARLRALPDTSSWALHRQVKYLLEATPGVHLLQSLVVGIEPGEPLRLATWEGPERLARRVVLAVGSFLRGRLWIGDSEEQAGRLSEVAYDDLADDLERRRVLLGTEQREAPGESGSLPYRVNYRVLPRTPDFALQGLSGVYALGTCTAGEHSYASVLEDAAQLAGELTGVRA